One region of Rhodocaloribacter litoris genomic DNA includes:
- a CDS encoding zinc-binding dehydrogenase yields the protein MKKNTMRAIIVDPGAEDGFAFAEVPAPEASPGRVIVQVHHVSLNRGDLNDARSGRIAPGAVLGSDLAGVVVTPAPDGRGPAVRARVVGLAAGAFAEFVAVDVDAIAEVPPTVDLASVAALPVAGIAALRALRVAGSVLGRRVLVTGASGGVGRFAVALAARAGARVVAAVGSDEHGEGLRSLGASEIVVDLSDMAGPVDIVLDNVGGPQMVRAWDILAPGGTLVSIGWASGQPATFQPYATVAPGKRIVSLLIEGPVATDLATLVAFVAEGSLPVPIGWRGRWDQIHEATAALRARQIRGKAVMDVQTQD from the coding sequence AAAGAATACGATGCGGGCGATTATCGTCGACCCAGGGGCGGAGGATGGCTTTGCCTTCGCCGAGGTCCCTGCGCCCGAGGCCAGTCCGGGACGGGTCATTGTGCAGGTGCATCACGTCTCGCTGAACCGAGGGGACCTGAACGATGCACGCTCGGGACGCATCGCCCCAGGGGCTGTGCTCGGCTCGGACCTGGCAGGCGTCGTCGTCACTCCGGCACCCGATGGCAGGGGACCTGCGGTGCGGGCCCGTGTCGTGGGCCTTGCCGCAGGCGCCTTCGCCGAATTCGTGGCTGTCGATGTTGATGCCATTGCGGAAGTGCCACCCACAGTTGATCTTGCCTCGGTGGCGGCTCTGCCCGTGGCCGGTATCGCTGCGCTGCGAGCGCTCAGGGTTGCCGGGTCGGTCCTTGGGCGGCGGGTGCTTGTGACCGGCGCCTCTGGCGGTGTCGGCAGGTTCGCCGTCGCTCTCGCCGCCCGAGCGGGCGCGAGGGTCGTTGCCGCGGTCGGATCGGACGAGCACGGCGAAGGCCTCCGGAGCCTTGGCGCCTCTGAGATCGTGGTGGATCTTAGCGACATGGCAGGGCCCGTTGATATCGTGCTCGACAACGTCGGTGGGCCTCAGATGGTGCGGGCCTGGGATATTCTCGCGCCAGGCGGAACCCTGGTCAGCATCGGCTGGGCTTCGGGTCAACCGGCAACGTTCCAACCTTACGCCACGGTCGCACCGGGCAAGCGGATCGTATCGCTCCTCATCGAGGGGCCGGTCGCGACCGATCTGGCAACCCTTGTGGCGTTCGTGGCGGAAGGGAGCCTGCCGGTTCCGATCGGCTGGCGGGGGCGCTGGGATCAGATCCACGAGGCCACCGCCGCACTTCGGGCACGGCAAATTCGGGGAAAGGCGGTGATGGACGTGCAAACTCAAGACTAA